A single region of the Serinus canaria isolate serCan28SL12 chromosome 11, serCan2020, whole genome shotgun sequence genome encodes:
- the KLHL36 gene encoding kelch-like protein 36, with product MEGTRQSRICRPHKISESSKVYRWDDHSSLVLQSLNEQRHRGLFCDIVLVVDEQRVPAHRNLLAVCSDYFNSMFTIGMREAHQKEVELFGASYIGLKAVVDFLYGSELSLDGGNIDYVLETAHLLQIWKVVDFCCEYLENEVSEENYLYLQELASIYNLKRLDSYIDSFILQNFGTLSFTPDFLQNISLQKLCQYLDSSDVQQECEHDLLQAALQWLTQYPERENEAYQVLDNIHFPLIPKSDLLHRVKPAVCSLLPKEANCEGFIEEAVSYHNSVAAQPVLQTKRTALRTCEERLLFVGGEVSERCLELCDDTCFLDTRKGQWVAETPLPARRSHHCVAVLGGFIFIAGGSFSRDNGGDAASNLLYRYDPRCNQWIKVASMRQRRVDFYLGAITDMLVAVGGRNENGALSSVETYSPQKDSWTYIAGLPRFTYGHAGTVYKEFVYISGGHDYQIGPYRKNLLCYDYRTDVWEEKRPMITARGWHSMCTLQDNIYSIGGSDDNIETMARFDILSVESYSPQCNQWTRVAPLLQANSESGVAVWEGKIYILGGYSWEEAVFSKTVQVYDKEKNKWCKGTDLPKAIAGVSACVCALKPKTEDKKKKIKTKKHQDRGR from the exons ATGGAGGGAACCCGGCAGAGCAGGATCTGCCGCCCGCACAAGATAAGTGAATCCTCGAAG GTGTACAGGTGGGATGACCACTCCAGTCTGGTTCTGCAGAGCCTGAACGAGCAGAGGCACCGAGGCCTCTTCTGTGACATCGTGCTGGTGGTGGACGAGCAGAGAGTCCCGGCCCACAGGAACctcctggctgtgtgcagcgACTACTTCAACTCTATGTTCACCATCGGCATGAGGGAGGCCCACCAGAAGGAGGTGGAGCTCTTTGGAGCCTCCTACATCGGCCTCAAGGCCGTGGTGGATTTCCTGTACGGCAGTGAGCTGTCTCTGGACGGAGGGAACATCGACTACGTGCTGGAGACAGCTCACCTGCTGCAGATCTGGAAGGTGGTGGACTTCTGCTGCGAGTACCTGGAGAACGAAGTCAGCGAGGAGAACTACCTgtacctgcaggagctggcctCCATCTACAACCTGAAGCGCCTTGACTCCTACATCGACTCCTTCATCCTGCAGAACTTCGGCACGCTGTCCTTCACGCCGGACTTCCTGCAGAACATCTCCCTGCAGAAGCTGTGCCAGTACCTGGACAGCAGCGACGTGCAGCAGGAGTGCGAGCACGACCTGCTGCAGGCGGCCCTGCAGTGGCTCACTCAGTACCCGGAGCGGGAGAACGAGGCTTACCAAGTGCTGGACAACATCCACTTCCCCCTGATCCCCAAGAGCGACCTGCTGCACCGGGTGAAGCCTGCCGtgtgctctctgctgcccaAGGAAGCCAACTGCGAGGGGTTCATCGAGGAGGCCGTGAGCTACCACAACAGCGTGGCGGCGCAGCCCGTGCTGCAGACCAAGCGCACGGCGCTGCGCACCTGCGAGGAGCGCCTGCTCTTCGTGGGCGGGGAGGTGTCGGAGcgctgcctggagctctgcgATGACACCTGCTTCCTGGACACCAGGAAGGGACAGTGGGTGGCAGAGACACCCCTGCCGGCCCGGCGGAGTCACCACTGCGTGGCCGTCTTGGGAGGATTCATCTTCATAGCCGGGGGCAGCTTTTCCCGGGACAATGGAGGGGATGCGGCCTCAAATCTCCTATATAGGTATGACCCCCGCTGTAACCAGTGGATAAAG GTTGCCTCCATGAGACAGCGACGAGTGGATTTCTACCTGGGAGCCATCACTGACATGCTGGTGGCTGTTGGTGGCAGGAATGAAAACGGGGCCCTGTCCTCAGTTGAGACCTACAGCCCTCAGAAGGACTCCTGGACCTACATAGCAGGACTGCCCAG GTTTACCTACGGCCACGCCGGCACCGTCTACAAGGAGTTCGTGTACATTTCGGGAGGCCACGATTACCAGATCGGCCCCTACAGAAAGAACCTGCTGTGCTACGACTACCGCACGGACGTGTGGGAGGAGAAGAGGCCCATGATcactgccaggggctggcacagcatgTGCACCCTGCAGGACAACATCTACTCCATCGGCGGCAGCGACGACAACATCGAGACCATGGCTCGGTTCGACATCCTCAGCGTGGAGTCCTACAGCCCCCAGTGCAACCAGTGGACCAGAGTGGCCCCTCTGCTGCAAGCCAACAGCGAGTCAGGGGTGGCAGTGTGGGAAGGCAAGATTTATATCCTTGGAGGCTacagctgggaggaggctgtCTTCTCCAAAACAGTCCAGGTCTATgataaggagaaaaataagtgGTGCAAAGGGACGGACTTGCCCAAAGCAATTGCCGGAGTGTCCGCGTGTGTCTGCGCCCTGAAACCCAAAAcagaggacaaaaagaaaaagataaaaacaaaaaagcatcaAGATCGAGGAAGATGA